The nucleotide sequence TTAAACCTAGGCGAAATCTCGGCGATTGCATAATGCTGAGCCCCCTCCCGAGGTGTACGGAAAATCACAACTCAAAGAACTTAAAAACTTAAGACATGCGCTGCTTTTTGATTTTCGATAAGAAAGAacagacgtggaattttgctGTGCTGGCTTGAGGATCGCAGTCGAACGGATAATTTATTGGCCAGTCTTGGTTGACTTGGTTGATTGGATGATTTAATAGTGGACCCTCGGGGAAGGCTCTCTCGGCTAACAGATAACAACAGAACACTTTATGAAGTCGACTGGCTGATAATTTTGATGCGTGACTGGGCTGCTCCACTCGCTATCTCCGCCCACTTTACAGGGTCTTGTCGAACAGGAACTCGCCCAGTTCGCCGTTGGTGTCCATCATCTTCTTGAGGGTGGTCAGCTTGCCGGCGAGCTCGCGCTGTCCGTGGAGCTGCTCCTCCAGGTAGACACCGGTCAGATAGTCCACCAGATGGTAATGGTTGTAGGGCTTGCTCTCGCAGGTCTGGATCAGCTTGCGGATGGAGCGGGTGACCTTGATCTCCAGGTCGAGGGCATCGGACAAGGCGCTAGCGCCATCGGTCCACTCCTGCTTGGCAACAGTCTGCGGAGGATTCGCCGGGATTAGTTGGCTATTAAGGGGTTCCTCTAGGGTATTGAGACCTACCGGCACATTGATCAGATCGCTGACTCCCTCGGTCAACTGACCGCGCATCGAGAGGTACTCCACCAGCTTGGAGCCGTGCTCACGCTCCTCCTTGGCGGCCTTGAAGAAGTGCTCGGCGAATCCGGGGCGGTTGACGGTGTCGCGGGAGAAGTAGGCGCCCATGGCCAAGTACTGGTAGGAGGCGTTGATCTCCTCCTGGATCTGGTGGCGCATGCCCTTAATGCAGGCATCCTTCATGTCCACCCAATCCTTGGTGATCTCGGGAACAGCCAGGGAGCCTGCAATGGTATAGAGTTGTGTTTAGTATGGGGTTAAATCATAATCATGAAGGCTTTAGTCGAATTTATTCATCTTAAGGATAAATATATAGGTAATTTAGGACCCATTATAAAAGTTTTCTATTAAAActtgaaatttaatttaatacaTAAAACTCTAAAgttacaaataatataaaaacaatattataaaaaaaattaaaaacattattattaaaCATTAGAAAACTAGTTACACTAAATTCGACCTTGGTAAGCCCGACTTGGGTTTGTTCTTTAGTTATAGAAACCTTTGCACCCCTGATCTTGACCTTCGACATGGTTTgggttttgtttttcatttgcTTGTTGCTTTTGCCTTTCTCGCTCTTTCTGCAGCTCTCTCGCGAAACTCTTGCTTTCTTGCTTGGctgaggggggagggggtggtGGGTTATTGCATTTAAGAGGGCGGTATTGCATAAACCTTTGAAATTGCGCTTGGAATGCCGTTATTCTAGGGCAACAACAATCGTGTGCAAAACTGCAATGGCTCccctctctcgctctcttttTGTAACTGCATTGGTAACGTGTGCATTTCTCTCCGCCATAGTAACggttttgttttggtttggtgccgtgtgcaaaaagcATGCTTTTCATGCTAACTCTATCTCGCTCGCACAGCCCAAGCCGTGTGCAAAGAGAGCTTGGAATTGGAATGAACTTGGGAACTTAAAACTGATTTAGCTGTTTTATTCATGGAAATGAAAGTGAAATTCGcatattttaattatgcagattaatttaaaaaacagGTTTAACATTTCCCCAAAACCGCAACGgaagtataaatattttaaaaatcaacTGGTTTGGTAACTTTACTTTTCTCCAGTGCTCCAAGAAAAAAGAGATTGAGAGAGCGCCGAAGAGAGTGCGCGCATGCTCCTAATGTTTTTTCCGCTCTCTGCTTATTGCGTCGAAATTTAGTGTTTTTCCTTTGTTTTGTTTGAAATTTCTAGTAAAAATTACTCAATATTCGTACTTACACTTGAAATCTCCATAGGCCTGGGCCACCACGGCCAAAAGGAGCAGGCTAGCGATTAATTTCACCATCTTTGATCGTCGTTGAAGTCTTTGTAACACAAAATCACAGAACCAAAATTTGTTTGTCACTTAGTTTGTTTTGCTTGAGATGCACAAATGAGAATGAGGCGACTCGACTTGGGCTAGAATGTTAAATAGCTCTTATTTAGCTAGCTGCCTTTACACACACTGGCGCAGAAGGCGACGCCTGCTTCAATTTGATGGGCTTTGATTGGGGATTACTTCTGATTTCCAGTACCTTCTGCCTTGACAGCGTAATCTGATTTTTCAGTGGAGCTAATGCCTGTGCTTTGTGTTTTTAGCGAACTCGAAAGCGAACTGTGTCTCCAAACGGCGCACAAAACACTTTTAAACGGAACTCGCTCTCGTGTTCTCCTATGTGTGCGTGAGAGTGGGAGAGTGTGCACTGTTATCTGCTCGTTTCCAACATGTCGCCTTTTCTTTGTCAACCGTTTAAATGGCCGATAATTGAATATTCCCGATGATAGACGCACTTAATTTCATACACACGTCCTCAATGTGGCTATACTTTGTATGGAAAGTCGGGTTTCCTACTCAGATAATCCGAGTACACACAGAAATTAACACTAATCATCAAATATGGCCGCTCTTTTGCTCTGTGTGTCAGCTgttctttgtttttgttttggccCTGGGAGAGAGACACGTCATGGGTTGCCAGGCGGTTTAATTTTCGCCCGACAATttaattcttattttgtcAAGTTGATTTGTCACGTTCGACGAGGGGATCAATCAGTAACTCTGATAGCTACTAAATATGGCGACGGCTTTTTTAGGTGCCGTTTGCAGAGCTTCCCTTGATAAGGGGGATAAATGCTGGGAAAACCATAAATTATGTAGTTACATCATGTTTTCTTGGATGGGGGAAACCCTATACTAAGTAAACTTATTTCGACAAATTGTTTAAAAGTAGCAAATGAATGTGAAACAACTTTTTGGAAAATCCTGGTTAAAATACATGCATTCCTATGATTTCACAACGAAAACATACTACTTTTTAATgcatacaaaaataattacttcattgaaaagtaaatatttttggtaaCCATAGTTTCATGAAATATGATTGCTATTGTAATCGTGCCAAACATAATAAAATCCATCTAAGAATATTGACAGCATAAATGCATATAGTTAGttctttatttactttttaatcaaaattattttgtGGCTACTTAAGCATATGTgatttttttctgattttatTATAAGCTAACTTTTGTAAAAAAAACTTCAAATCTCCCGTCGCTTGTTGATAAAACTCTCGAGAAACCACTTGAAATCCAAAGTGCAGTGGCCATTTTTTGCACACGTTGACAACCCTGCCGTGAGTCACCTTCCAGGGGGCAACAACAGCAAGGCAGCAGAGCGGCCATGTTTGAATGACAGCGAAATCCCCGCACTGAGCGCAAAACACAAATGCCCATGCACTCTCTCCAgaggcacacacacacacagggcTTATCGATCGCATACAAAGAGACGAGCGCGACGCTATAAACAGCAGTTGATTTTCAAAGTTTCAGCAAGCAGCACACGAAAGCAGCGTTCAAAAAGTTAATAAATCGCACTGCAAGTGAGTTCATTCAATTACTAACTTCAAAGTGTTTAGTAGCAAGAAACTGCAAAGAAGTTCCtggaaaacaaaatgtaaaccACAAAAACACGGAAAAAACAAATTCCTTCGGTGGTGGTTTGGTTTTGTTGTgaaaaaacgaaaacaaagaGCAGAGAAAATTCAAGAACACTCTACGACGCAAAAGGGCCATTTCCGCAGCAAACGAAAAGAAAAGTGGCTGATTTCCAATTGTCAACTATTGTGAAACTAATTTCCTTTGTTTTCGCATTCCaatttcgattttaatttACAGTAAACAGCCGTCAAGATGAAATTCTTCATTGCACTCGCTCTCTTCGCGTGCCTCGGCTCTCTTGCCTTGGCCAGCAACGAAGAGTACTGCCAGAATACCGTAATCACGGCCTGCTCTTCCTCGGCCTTCTCCGGTGAGTAAAAGAGCGCTTCTGGCGCGAAGAGAACCTAATCTGTGTCCCctgtgttgttttttttttgtatctttgtgaaaataataataataaataataaaaacaagcgCTCACGGGCTTTTTCACAGGCAAAAGTAAGTGAAAAGTAGAATggatgttttaaaaaaatattttgtaaaatatcTGCACTTATCCACTTAGAGTTTGAAgaattttaaaactattagtctaataatcaaaaaaaatattttataattttagcaacttttaatttaaacatttaaaataaattcaaaacaaaAGTAGAATCACCCTATCTgaaaattttacttttttctATGTTATAACATTCACTTTACTGCTTTCCGATTAGGAACCATTAAAATCACTTCTAAATCGACCTCTAAATTTGATTTCCTCCTAACACTTCCATAGATTATAATGTTTATTATTTGATTACCCCTTCCCCTAGGCAACTCCATTTGTAACGCCCGCTTCGCCGGCATTGACCATGTGGAGCCCGAGGTCCAGTCCTACATCAACGCCCAGCTGGCCAAGTCCTACGACTACCTGTTGTTGGCCACCCACTTCAACTCGTACCAGAAGAACCGCCCCGGCTTCCAGAAGCTGTACCAGGGCCTCTCGGACCGCTCCTTCGACGACAGCATTGCCCTGATCAAGCAGGTGACCCGCCGCGGAGGCATCGTGGACTTCAACACCCGTCACGAGTCCGCCGGCTCGGTGAGCACCAAGCGCGGCACCCTGGAGGTCGATGAACTGCACTCCCTGGCCCTGGCTCTGGATACCGAGAAGCAGCTGGCCACCGGAGCCACCCACGTCCACTCCCGTGCCACCCACGCCGCCGACGGAGACCGCGACCCCGAGCTGGCCCACTACCTCGAGGAGAACTTCCTGGGCAAGCAGGCCGAGAGCGTGCGCAAGCTGTCCGGCTATGCCAACGACCTCGCCAAGCTGATGAAGGTGCCGGACCCATCCCTGTCCGTCTACCTGTTCGACGAGTACCTGCAGAAGCAGTAAGGAGCGGTCCCCACCTACTCCGCCTCCCAAATCACACTTTTCCCTCAAAATTGCTCTCATAATTCCcttataaattaatttgtttcCTTGGTTTGTTCATCAATAAATCGCAGTGTAGCAGCAGCATTATCAAATTGAATGATTTACACACCCTACCCAAGTTCACCTTGATTTACCAGCACACCAGATTGTGATGTTATCATAAATAAGTTAGCAACTTCGCCCCAGCAAATGTATCTTTAGCATGTACGTTACCGCttgaacaaataaaaacaacaaagtTACTGAATATCAACTAGTAGAACAGCAGATTGTTTGTGCCTCTCTGATAAGGTTTGGGTTCTCAAAGTGGATCTGGTCCTCAATGTGGGGCGTCTGTTTGCGTTTTTCTTCTCCGAGTGCTGATAGCGCCGCTGGCTAGCTGGCAACGTACTTTGGATACCACATGGAACAATGGAATTACAAAATGGTGTAATGTTCCAGAATGTTgtcgtgttttttttttaattttagtggGGGGTGATCGGAAACGTTCTTAAAGATAtgtttccaaaaataaattggaaTTCCTTTCTGAGAAACAGCATCTTAAAGGGAACTCTTCTATTGTAATTGTATACAAACAAAACTATAGTTTTTCAAGTTAAGATTTCAATTATACTATGTTTATAATATCCCCTAATAAACAAGGTATACAAATTATCTGGATTACAATACATTGAAGTAACTGGGGTTACCTTAGATCATTAGGCTCCACATTTTAACTTAATTATCTAAACAATCTACAGCTTGTTATCATTTGACAAAATAAAACGACGGTGAAGACCGAGAAATCATACAGATTTCCCGAGGGATATCTTAGGCTTAAAGGAGCGCCACTATCTTATCAGCGACACACTCCTCCTCCGCCTGATAAAGAGGGGCCACGTTGTTCGAGAGATTCTCCCTTTCCAGCTTATCAGTATCTGGCCATGGTGCACACGGCTTTGCTGTTCCGTCCGGAGAAGTTCCGCCGGAATGGGGATTCGGGCGCCATCTTGACCGTCTGCTGACTAAGTTGGAACCTCCGTGATGACGTGGATGTCACAATATTACGAAAGGCGGTGTAATCTCGAATTTACACTGTCCCCTGAATTTGCATCGCAGTTTCCTTATCGTCTTCTTCTCGCTCCTCACTTCCCTGACCTACTATAATTCTGTAAATAACTGAGAAAAAAGTAGTTTGTAAACTTAAATCAGTGAAGTCAATAGATTAATATACAGGTGTACCCTCTTAAACCATCTATTTATATTATCGAGTCTACATTTTAATACGTTTTCCAGTGATACGAAATTTGTATGATGAGGTGCTTAAAGTTCCCTActtgttgttttttattattttaagaagaaaaataatatcatCCTCACACTTTGTTAAATAAAGCATAAACTATTATGTAAAATCATAGAAATGCTCAAGTTTATCAAAGGTTTTCGTGTGAAATAATGTTTAAAGAAGTACATCTTTAAAACCTTTTGAGATTTTTTCCTAAGCACTTCCTGGAGCATTTGAGTACCTATTATACGAGTATGTCTATGGATCCCGACCACGCATCAGGGCAATTTATCAATTAGCGACGCCCATTCAATGAGGACTGTGCGCATATCGCCGAACATCCGGATACGGTCCACTAGCACGTGAAATGAACGTCAATTTGCCATTTTAATGGTGCTATAACTACTATGTATAGTAGGTTG is from Drosophila suzukii chromosome 3, CBGP_Dsuzu_IsoJpt1.0, whole genome shotgun sequence and encodes:
- the Fer2LCH gene encoding ferritin light chain isoform X2, whose protein sequence is MKFFIALALFACLGSLALASNEEYCQNTVITACSSSAFSGNSICNARFAGIDHVEPEVQSYINAQLAKSYDYLLLATHFNSYQKNRPGFQKLYQGLSDRSFDDSIALIKQVTRRGGIVDFNTRHESAGSVSTKRGTLEVDELHSLALALDTEKQLATGATHVHSRATHAADGDRDPELAHYLEENFLGKQAESVRKLSGYANDLAKLMKVPDPSLSVYLFDEYLQKQ
- the Fer2LCH gene encoding ferritin light chain isoform X1, coding for MKFFIALALFACLGSLALASNEEYCQNTVITACSSSAFSALTGFFTGKSNSICNARFAGIDHVEPEVQSYINAQLAKSYDYLLLATHFNSYQKNRPGFQKLYQGLSDRSFDDSIALIKQVTRRGGIVDFNTRHESAGSVSTKRGTLEVDELHSLALALDTEKQLATGATHVHSRATHAADGDRDPELAHYLEENFLGKQAESVRKLSGYANDLAKLMKVPDPSLSVYLFDEYLQKQ
- the Fer1HCH gene encoding ferritin heavy chain; amino-acid sequence: MVKLIASLLLLAVVAQAYGDFKCSLAVPEITKDWVDMKDACIKGMRHQIQEEINASYQYLAMGAYFSRDTVNRPGFAEHFFKAAKEEREHGSKLVEYLSMRGQLTEGVSDLINVPTVAKQEWTDGASALSDALDLEIKVTRSIRKLIQTCESKPYNHYHLVDYLTGVYLEEQLHGQRELAGKLTTLKKMMDTNGELGEFLFDKTL